Below is a window of 'Nostoc azollae' 0708 DNA.
ATAAATTAACCGCGTTACCCCAATCAGAGCTTTGGGCGCTTTTATCAAGTTCTACTTGTTCTAACTCCTGCACCACATCCTTGAGTCCGTGAAGATTGGTATAAGTACGGGCTAATTTACTAGCAATCTTGGTGCAAAAAACAGGTTGAACCTGAATTTCTAGGTTATGACGCAAAGTAGCAACATCAAACCGCGCAAAGTGAAATACTTTGAGGATGTGGGTTGCTTCCAAAAGTTGTTTTAAATTTGGAGCTTCTGTTTGTCCCTTAGCGATGCAGATAGCTGTCACTTTCCCTTGTGAATTGCACAACTGGACGAGACATAAGCGATCTCGCTGCGGTAATAATCCCATAGTCTCC
It encodes the following:
- a CDS encoding ribonuclease H-like domain-containing protein, encoding MTLPDFQVSDRDLDAASLSEYLQSEAIAVDTETMGLLPQRDRLCLVQLCNSQGKVTAICIAKGQTEAPNLKQLLEATHILKVFHFARFDVATLRHNLEIQVQPVFCTKIASKLARTYTNLHGLKDVVQELEQVELDKSAQSSDWGNAVNLSETQLSYAANDVRYLLNVQQKLTQMLEREGRWELAQQCFQVLPTLVSLDLLQFKDLFEH